The Deltaproteobacteria bacterium genomic sequence TACCTGCAGCACACCGGCAACCAGCTCGAGGGCGTGGTGACGCCTCGCTACAAGCTCGTCCTCCACCGCAAGACCCGGACCGACATCTACGCGGCCTACCCCATCGAGCGGGGCCGGGTGGAGCTCTACGACCTGGAGAAGGATCCGGGCGAGACGAAGAACATCGCGAAGGCGAACCCGAAGGTGGTGGCGGAGCTCACGGCCCTGATGAAGAAGCTGCGGGCCGGCGGGCCCAGCTTCGAGGCCGGCGCCGCCAAGGTCGACGCCGACACCGAGGAGGCCCTGCGCGCCCTGGGCTACGTGCAGTAGGCGCCCACCGCGGGGCGATCCCGCCGGCGGGCTGCGCTATCCTCCCGGCTCCCCAACCGGCTGGAGGAAGCCATGCGTCGAAGCCGTCACGCGATCGTCTCTCTCGTCACTCTCGCTCTCCTGGGCGCGCTCCTCGCGCCCGCGCCCGCCCGGGCCGAGCCCCTCGTGCGGATCGCCAACGGCTTCACGCCCCACCCCTACGTCTCCGAGGTCATCAAGGTGAAGATGGACCGCGTCTACATGTCGGACGCGGGCTTCTCGAAGTGCGGCAACTACTTCACGACGAAGGAGCCGGCCTTCACCTTCGAGCTCACGGAGAAGTTCACCGACCTGAACCTCTACTTCACCACGCCCAGCGTGGTGGTGGTCTTCCCGAACGGGGCCTACGCCTGCAGCAACCAGGGCAACTTCCTCTTCCCCGAGTGGCCGGCGGGCACCTACAAGGTCTTCTACCACTCGTCGGCGATCGGGGCCTCGTCCCCGGTGCGCATCGAGCAGCCCCAGCGGATCAAGCGAGAGGTCTTCGAGGCCTTCGGCAAGACTCCGCAGATCGTCTTCGACGAGAGCGCGACGACGAACCCCCAGTTCGTCGAGCTGCCGCCCACCCCCGGTGCCATGGCCCGGGAGCTGGAGTTCGGCTGCGCCAAGACCGGCACCACCACCGTGCGGCCGCTCGCCCGGATCGAGGTGAAGACCCAGGGGCTCTACCGCCTCGTCGTCCCGGGCGCGCCCCTGATGGTCGCCTCGCCGACGGGCTGCGTGCAGGAGGAGTCCTACCGGCGCAACAACACGATGTACAACACCCAGTACTCCCTGGCGCCGGGCAGCTACTCGCTCTGGACCCACGTCGAGGAGGAGCCGCGGACCCTGACCCTGCAGGCCGGCGACGACCAGCGGCCGCTGCTCTTCGGCGAGGCCGAGGTGAAGGAGCTGGGTGGGCTGGCCGAGCCGATGCTGATCTCGGGCACCACCCGGCCGGGGGAGCGCTGGCCCTCCCGGCGGAACGCCTGCACCGGCCGGAGCGTGGCGCGGGCGCCGGACTTCTACTTCCAGACGACCGAGCCCCTGCCCCAGGTCGAGCTCTCGCTCTTCCGGAACCGGGAGAAGGTCGCGTTCCGCCTCTACGGTCCGATGGACTCGGTGAAGCCCTACAGCCAGATGATCTGCGACGAGACCCGGCGCACCTTCGGCACCCTCGACGGCAAGTACGCGGTCTGGCTCGCCGCGGCGCCGAAGGCAGAGGCGTCGAGCTACGACCTGCTGGTGATGCGCAAGGACCTCAAGGTCGATCCCATGCAGACCCTCAAGCCCATCCCCGAGACCCTCGAGACGATCGGGGAGCGGGTGGTCTCCGACCACTACCCCTTCTTCGGGCGGATGAGCCACGCCTACCTCTTCCCCAAGGCCCCCGATCGCCTCTTCGTCTACGCCGCGGCCGCCTTCCCGAGCGGGGAGCAGAAGGTGCTGGCGGGCGAGCCCCTCCTGGTCCTCGGGGACCGGAACGGGAAGCTGCAGCTCGCGCGCTACGACGGCGCCGAGGTCCAGGCCACGCCCGATCAGCTGGTGGTGGAGAAGCCCGCGAAGCTCGCGCTCCCGAGGAAGCCCGCCTTCCAGCCCGCCAAGGACTACGACGGCGCCTGGAAGCTCGTGGGGCCGCCGGATCAGAAGATCGTCGACCGGATGAACGCCGTCGCGAACAAGTACCACGCCTGCGTCGGTAGCTGGATGCGCAAGAACGATCCCACCTGGGGCAAGGACTACGAGCTGGTCTACGTGAGCGGCCGCCACGCCGGGAAGACGATGTCGGACCGCAAGTTCGAGCAAGCCGCCGTGGTCTGCGGCGAGGCGAAGGTCATCGCGGCCGAGAAGAACTTCGTGAAGCAGATCAACCTCGCCGCGAAGAGCCGGGCCGCGCGGCACCTGCAGCAGGTGCGCAAGCGCTTCGCCATCCGGCCCTGAAGTGCCAGGAAGGGCCTCCTGGAGGCCGGGAGCGGTGGTTGCTCGACAGATACGAACGGTCGTTCTATTCTGTGGGGGCCATGAGCAAGGGCGAAGAGACACGGCAGGTCATCCTCGGCAGCGGCCTGGACCTGGTGAGCGAGGTGGGCCTCGAGGGCCTGACCATCGGCAGCCTGGCCAGCCGGGTGGGGATGTCCAAGAGCGGCCTCTTCGCCCACTTCGGCTCCAAGGAGGAGCTGCAGTGCGCGGTCCTCGACGCGGCCGCCGAGAGCTTCGTCGAGGTGGTGCTGCGGCCGGCCTTCCGCGCGCCCCGCGGCGTGCCGCGGATCGAGGCGCTCTTCGAGCGCTGGCTGCGCTGGCCGGAGCAGGCCTTCAGCGGAGGCTGCCCGATCATCGCCGCGGCGACCGAGCTCGACGACCGCCCGGGACCGGTGAGAGACCGGCTCCTCGTCCACCTCGGGGATCTCTACGGCTCCCTCGCCCGCGCCGCCCGCCTCGCGGTGGAGCAGGGTGACTTCCGCGCCGACCTCGAGCCCAAGCAGTTCGCCTACGAGCTCTGGGCCAACATGGTCGCCTACCACCACCATCACCGGCTCTTCGATCCGGCGGAGGCCCGGCAGCGGGCCCGGCGGATGTTCGAGGAGCAGCTCGGCCGCGCCCGGCCGGCTTGAACCGATCTTCACGCCCGAACTCCAGCAGAGGGTGACCTCATGCCAGCAAATAGCACGACCGTTCGTATGATGCAGACCGGCGCCCGGGTCCTCTCCACGGTCTCGCCTCCGCTCGGCGCGAGGGTGCTGCAGCGCCTCTTCCTCACCCCCATCCGCCACCGCACCCCCGAGCGGGAGCTCGGCTGGCTGCGGGGGGCGCGGCGCCTCGTGGTGAGCTTCGACGAGACCCGGCAGCTGCCGGTCTACCTCTGGGGGCGGGGACCGACCATCCTGCTGGTGCACGGCTGGTCCGGGCGGGGCTCCCAGCTCGGGAGCATGGTCGCTCCCCTGCTCGAGTCGGGCTACCGGGTGGTCGCCTTCGACGCGCCGGGGCACGGGGCCGCGGACGGAGATCGCTCGGCCCTGCCGGAGCTGGCGCAGGCCATCGAGAAGGTCGTGGAGCTCGTCGGTCCGATCGAGGGGGTGGTCGCGCACTCCCTGGGCTGCGCGGCGGCCTCCCTGGCCCTCGCCCGGGGGCTGGAGGCCCGGCGCCTCGTCTTCCTCGCGCCGCCCTCGAACCCCGGCGCCTACCTCCAGCGCGCCGCCGAACTCCTCGGCTTCAGCCCGCGGGTCGCCGCGGGGGCGCGCTCGCGGATCGAGGAGTCCTTCGGCGTCGACTTCGACGACGCCCGCATCGAGCGCCTCGCGCCCCGGATCGCGGCCAACCTCCTGGTCATCCACGACTCGGGAGACGAGGAGGTGCCGCTGGCCGAGGGCATGGAGGTGGTCGCCGCCTGGCCCGGCGCCGAGCTGAAGATCACCCACGGCCTCGGACACCGGCGCATCCTGCGGGACAGCGCGGTGGTCGAGGCGGCGATGTGCTTCCTCACCCGGCCGGAGGACCGGGAGGACGAGGCCGCCTGAACCTTCAGCGCAGCTCGGCCTGGAGCGCCCGCGCCGTCTCGGCGTAGAAGCCCTCGCCGGCGAGCTTCAGGTAGCGGGCGATCGAGCGGCGGGCGGGGGCCTTGCGATCGAGGCGGGCCAGGAGGCGGCCGAGGTGGAAGTGGACGTCGACCAGCTCGGGGTCGGCCTTCAGCGCGGCGCGCAGGAGCTTCTCCACCTCGCCCGGCGGCGGCTCGGGCTCGCTCAGGGCCAGGTAGAGATCGAGGGTCGCTCGCTCCCGCGCCGGGAGGGCGTCCATCGCCTCGGCCAGGGGTGGCCCCTGCAGCGCGCGCAGGCTGCTCATCGCCTTGGTGGCTGCGTCCGGGCGGCCCGTCCGGTGCAGGGCGACGACGCGCAGGAGCCCCAGGTCGCGGCGCCGCGGGGCGAAGATCAAGGCGGTGTCCAGGGTCTCCAGGCAGCCCTCGGCCTCTCCCCGCGCGAGGCGCAGGCGAGCGAGGACCTCGAGGGCGGGCAGGGAGTGGTGACCGGCCCGCTCCAGGGCATCGAGGGCGACCTCGGCGGCCTCCGGCTGGCCCGCGCGCTCGAGGGCGAGGCCCCGCACCAGCTGGCTGGCCAGCGCGGCCGGGCTCGACTCGCCCTCCGGCAGCTCCCGGGGCGCGGGCAGCACCGCCAGCGCCGCCTCGTGCTCGCCCCTGCGCAGGTGGAGGTGGGCGGCGAGGAGCCGGTCCTCGGGGCCGCCCTCGGCGAGCGCCTGCACCTCCGGCCCGGGGGTGTCCCCCGGACCGGCCGACGCCGCGAGGCGGGTCAGCAGATCCAGCTCACGCGCCCGCCGCTCGAGGAGGTCGAGCTCGGTGTCCGGAGCCCCCGCGCCGGGGAGGGCGCCGAGGCGCTCGCTCTCGAGGCGGAAGGGCCAGACCTCGCCCGGGGTGGGCACGATCCGGCCGAGGGCCAGCGTGATCGTCGCCGCCTCGCGGTCGGGCGCGGCGCCGCTCCCCGCCGCGAGGATACCCAGCAGGCGGGCGAGGTGCGCCGCCTCGGGGTGAGCGCCGGCCGCCTCCCGGTGCTTGCCGCCCTCCGCGAGCTCCCCCTCGCGCAGGGAGGCCACCGCGAGCACCAGCTCGGTGCGGCCGACCAGCACCGGATCGTTCACGGCGGCCAGCGCCGAGGCCAGGGCGGCGCGCCCGGCGGCGAGCTCCTCCTCCCCCCGAGCGAGGTACCAGAGCAGCTCGTCGGCGTGGGCCTGGAGGTCCGAGGGATCGATCCGGCGCAGGGCGGCCAGGGCGGCGCTCACCTCCCGGGCGGCCCCGGCCTGGCCGGCCAGGCGCAGCAGGCTGCGGTGGGTGCCCGCGTCTTCCGGCGCCAGGGCCAGGGTGGCCGAGAGCTCCCGGGCCGCCGCGGGGAGGTCCCCGCGGGCGAGGGCCAGGCGCGCCAGGCTCCGGTGGGCCAGCGCCCTCGCCCGGGGCGGCTGCTCGCCGGCCGGGTCGGCGGCCACCCGGCCCAGGGCCTCGATGAGGGTCGCTCCCCGGGGGGTGAGCCGGGCCAGGCGCTCCCGCAGCTCGGAGGAGAGGCGGCCCTCGGCCGCCTGCAGCTCGGCGAGGGTGGCGAGGGCCAGCGGCGAGCCGCCGGCCTCGGGGGAGAGGCGCTCGAGCAGGCCCAGCGCCGCCGCCGCGTCCTCGGAGGTGCCGCCGTGGTGGGCCAGGCGCAGCGCGAGGGCCTGAGCCCGCAGGAGCCGGTCCGCCTCGTCCTCGCTCGGGGCCAGCGCGTCGGCGAGGCGCGAGAGCTCCACCCGGGTGTCCCTCGCGAGGCGCGCGCCGGGGCTGCCCTCCACTGGCAGCGCGCCGCTCCCCCCGTCGCCGAGACGGACGAGGGCGCCCAGGCCCAGCCCGAGCAGGAGGGCGAGGGTGGCGCCGAGGGCGAGGCGCCGGCGGTCGGGCCTGCCCCTCCCGGTGACGCCGCGGCCGGGCCCGGCCAGGAGGCGGCCGCCGAGGACGGCGTTGAGCACGTCGTCCACGCCGACGTCCAGCTGGCCTCCGCCCCGGGCGTGCGCCTCGGGCATCGCCGCCGCGAGGCCGGCCAGGACCTCGCCCGCGGCGGCGTCGTCCTCGCTCCCGTCCGAGAGCTCGGAGAACTCGAAGTGAGGTAGCCCCGGGGCCGGCTTCGCCTCGGCCGCCGCCTGGGCCCCCAGCAGCGGCAGGTCGGGCTCGCCCTCCAGCACCGGCGGGGCGGCCTCGGGCGCTGGCCGCTGGCGGCGGTGCCCGAGCCCCGGGGCCGGCCCGAGGTAGAGGACGCTCTTCTCCTCGTCCTCGGTCAGGGCCCGGGGGGTGTCCGGGGCGGTGGGGGCGGGCGCCTCCTCCTCTTCCTCCAGGCGAGCGGCCAGGCTCAGCCCGGCGGGATCGGTCAGGTCCGGCTCGGCGCCGCTCGCCCCGAAGGTGGGCAGCCCGTCGAGGACCTGGGTCTCGTCGGGCTCGGGCTCACCCGGATCGGTCTTCAGCGCCCGCAGCGAGGGATCGGTGGAGCGCAGGATGAGCGTGCGCTCGCCCGCCTCGTCCGTGGGATCGACGATCACCGTGAGCCCCTCGCGCTCGGTCGTCTCCCTCGCCCGCTGGATGAGGGCGTCGAGGCCGGGCAGCGGGCGATCCGAGAGGCGGAAGGCGCGCTGGAGCATGACCAGGGCCACCTCGGCCCGCCCGCCGTGGAGCAGGGCCTCGCCGAGATCGCGATGGGCGCCGGCGTTCTTGCGGTCCAGGGAGATCGCCTGCGCCAGGAAGGGCGCCGCCTCGGCGAAGCGCCCCTGCTCGGTCAGGGCCCGGCCGAGGGTGGCGAGCAGCTCGGCGTCGGAGCCGTGCTCCCCGTGGGCCTCGCGGCAGAGGGCCTCGGCGCTCCGGGCGTCACCCCGCGCGAGGCGCTCCTTCGCCATGGCGAGGGTCGTGCGAACACCTCGCTGAACCCGGGCGCCCTCCTTCGCCCTCGAGCCTCCCTCGTCCGAGCCGGCCATCGCAGACCGAGCCTACCAGAGGTTCACCTTCGGATCGGGATAGACTGCTCCTGCAGCGACCATGTCCAAGCGCTACGAGATACTCGATCTGCTGGCCACCGGAGGGATGGCCGAGATCTACCGGGCCCGCAGCATCGGCGCCGGCGGCTTCGAGAAGCCGGTGGTGGTCAAGAAGATCCTCCCGAACTTCACCTCCGATCCCGAGTTCGTCCGGATGTTCATCGAGGAGGCGAAGCTCGCCGCCGAGCTGCACCACGGCAACATCGTCCACGTCTTCGATCTGGGGACCACGGCCTCGGGCGAGTACTTCATCGTGATGGAGCTGGTCCACGGGCACGACCTCGGCGACCTCCTCCACGACGCCACCCGGCAGGGGCTCTCCATCGGCCTGGGGGAGGCCATCTACATCGCCCGGCAGGTCTGCGCCGGCCTCGACTACGCCCACCGCAAGCTCGACGCCGAGGGGCGCTCGCTGCGGATCATCCACCGGGACGTCTCGCCCCAGAACGTGCTCCTCTCCTTCGAGGGGGAGGTGAAGCTCACCGACTTCGGCATCGCCAAGGCGCGCAGCCGGACCCAGCAGACCCAGGTGGGCTTCCTCAAGGGCAAGTACGGCTACATGTCCCCGGAGCAGGCGCGGGGCGAGCACCTCGATCAGCGCTCGGACCTCTTCAACGTAGGCATCCTGCTCTACGAGATGCTCGCCGGCGAGCGCCTCTTCCAGGGCAGCAACGACTTCTCCACCCTCAACCAGATGCGCAACGTGGAGATGGTCCCCATCGAGCGCCTGTGCGCCGATCTGCCCGAGCGGCTGGTGAGCATCGTCCACCGCGCCCTGGCGCCCGGGGCCGGCGACCGCTTCCAGAGCGCCGCCGAGCTCGACAAGGCCCTGGCCCGCCTCTCCTTCGAGACCAGCCTGGTGATGAGCGCGGGGGACCTGGCCGCCTTGATGGAGCGCGTCTACGGGCGCCCCTCGTCGAAGCCCGGCGAGCCCGGCGCCACCCGGGTGATCGACCTGCAGGCGCTGCCCGTGGGGGGGCTCGACTCCGCGCCCGGCACCGACGGCGTGGGCCGCGCGGGAGACTGGGACGACGACCTTCCCCTCGCGCCGACGCCCGGCGCCCACGGCCCGGAGGGCCCGGCGCGGCCCGCGACCGTCTCGGTGCAGCCGGCGCGCCGCCTGGAGGCCTCCCCCCCCGCGGCCTCCAGCGGGCTGACCCGGATCCTCCCGCCCCTGCCCCCCTGGGCCCGGGGGCTGGCTACCCTGGGGGTGGCGGGCCTGGCCTTCCTCCTGGGGCTGGCCCTCCTCTGGCCCTGGGGCCGCTCGGAGGCGGCGGCGCGCCTGCCGGTGGGAGGTGCGGTGAGCCTGCCGGCGGCGACGGCGCCCCGCTACCTCCTGATCGACTCCCGCCCCGCCGGCGCGACCGTCGTGCTCGGGGACGCGACGCGAGCGCGCGCCACCCCGGCCCTGCTGCAGTGGGAGGCCGGTGACGAGGGGCAGCAGGTGGTGCTGCGGAAGGCGGGGCGCCGCGCCTTCACCGGCAGCGCGCCGGCGCCGGCCGACGAGGTGATCACGGTGCTGGAGGCCGCGTTGCCTCCCCGCCAGGCCACCGTGAGGATCCGGACCCGGCCGAGCAAGGCGACCCTCAACGTGAACGGCAAGGCCGTCGGCAAGAGCCCCCACACCCTGACCCTCGAGCCGGGGCGCCACCGGATCCTGGCGCGCAAGCGGGGCCTGCAGATGGCCCGGGCGGACATCGAGATCCCGCTCTCGCCGCCGGGCGGCGAGGCCCCCGGGGAAGAGCGGCTCCTCCTGACCCTCCCCGAGAAGGGGGGGACGGGGACGCTGCGGCTCGAGAGCTACCCACCGGCCACCGCGCGGGTGGGCGGCCGGATCGTGGAGACCGGGCCGCGGGGCGTCGCGCTCGAGCTCCCGGTGGGGGCACACCGGCTCGAGGTCGAGGCCGCGCCCCTGCCGCCCCGGCAGCTCGAGGTGGAGGTCCGCCCCGGGCAGGAGACGCGAGTCTTCGTGGATCTCGTGCTATCTTCGCCCCGCCCATGAGTGACCGCAGCGCCCGGGGACCGACGGAGATCCTCGCCGACAGCTCACCCCACACCCGGATGAACCCCTCCGTGGCTCGCCTTGTGGTGAGCAGCGGGGCGGACAAGGGGCGATCCGTGGAGGTCGGGGAGCGGGCGGTGGCCGTCGGCAGCGACCCCGAGTGCGCGCTGGTGCTCTCGGATCCCGCCGTCTCTCGCCAGCACCTCTCGGTGCGGCGCGAGGGCAACGAGGCGGTGCTCGAGGATCTGGGCTCGACCAACGGCACCTTCTACGGTGAGGCCCGGATCACGGAGATCCGGGTGGGCTTCGGCGCCGAGCTCCGGGTGGGGCGCACCCGCCTGCGCTTCGTCCCCGCCGAGGAGCAGGTGAGCATCCAGCCCTCGGCCGAGGCCGCCTTCGGCCGGCTGCTGGGCCAGGACCGGAAGATGCGGGAGATCTTCACCCTCCTGGGAGACGTGGCCCCCACCGAGGCCACGGTGATCATCGAGGGGGAGACCGGCACCGGCAAGGAGCTGGTCGCCCACGCCATCCACGCCCACTCCGACCGCCGCGACGGTCCCCTCGAGGTCTTCGACTGCTCGTCGATCCCCGAGGATCTCATCGAGTCGGCGCTCTTCGGTCACGTGAAGGGCTCCTTCACCGGCGCCACCCAGACCCGGGCGGGCGTCTTCGAGCGCGCCTCCGGCGGCACCGTCTTCCTCGACGAGATCGGGGAGCTCGATCTCTCCCTCCAGCCCAAGCTGCTGCGCGTCCTCGAGGCCCGGCAGGTGCAGAAGGTCGGCGGCGACGCCTACGTGCCGGTGGACGTCCGGGTGGTGGCGGCCACCAACCGCTCCCTGCGGGCCGAGGTGAAGAAGGGGGCCTTCCGCGAGGACCTCTACTATCGCCTGGCGGTGGTGAAGATCGTGGTGCCGCCCCTGCGCTCACGCCTGGACGATCTCGACCTCCTCGCGCGCTCCTTCCTCGAGAAGCTCGGCGCCGACGAGGAGAAGGTCGCCCTCCTCCTCTCCGAGGCGAACCTCAAGGTGCTGCGCACCCACCGCTGGCCGGGCAACGTGCGCGAGCTGCGCAACCTGATCGAGCGGGCCTTCCACCTCGCGCGGGGACCCGAGGTCGACATCTCCCGCTTCCTCCACGACCTGGGTGACGGCGAGCTCG encodes the following:
- a CDS encoding tetratricopeptide repeat protein; the encoded protein is MAGSDEGGSRAKEGARVQRGVRTTLAMAKERLARGDARSAEALCREAHGEHGSDAELLATLGRALTEQGRFAEAAPFLAQAISLDRKNAGAHRDLGEALLHGGRAEVALVMLQRAFRLSDRPLPGLDALIQRARETTEREGLTVIVDPTDEAGERTLILRSTDPSLRALKTDPGEPEPDETQVLDGLPTFGASGAEPDLTDPAGLSLAARLEEEEEAPAPTAPDTPRALTEDEEKSVLYLGPAPGLGHRRQRPAPEAAPPVLEGEPDLPLLGAQAAAEAKPAPGLPHFEFSELSDGSEDDAAAGEVLAGLAAAMPEAHARGGGQLDVGVDDVLNAVLGGRLLAGPGRGVTGRGRPDRRRLALGATLALLLGLGLGALVRLGDGGSGALPVEGSPGARLARDTRVELSRLADALAPSEDEADRLLRAQALALRLAHHGGTSEDAAAALGLLERLSPEAGGSPLALATLAELQAAEGRLSSELRERLARLTPRGATLIEALGRVAADPAGEQPPRARALAHRSLARLALARGDLPAAARELSATLALAPEDAGTHRSLLRLAGQAGAAREVSAALAALRRIDPSDLQAHADELLWYLARGEEELAAGRAALASALAAVNDPVLVGRTELVLAVASLREGELAEGGKHREAAGAHPEAAHLARLLGILAAGSGAAPDREAATITLALGRIVPTPGEVWPFRLESERLGALPGAGAPDTELDLLERRARELDLLTRLAASAGPGDTPGPEVQALAEGGPEDRLLAAHLHLRRGEHEAALAVLPAPRELPEGESSPAALASQLVRGLALERAGQPEAAEVALDALERAGHHSLPALEVLARLRLARGEAEGCLETLDTALIFAPRRRDLGLLRVVALHRTGRPDAATKAMSSLRALQGPPLAEAMDALPARERATLDLYLALSEPEPPPGEVEKLLRAALKADPELVDVHFHLGRLLARLDRKAPARRSIARYLKLAGEGFYAETARALQAELR
- a CDS encoding alpha/beta hydrolase, which produces MPANSTTVRMMQTGARVLSTVSPPLGARVLQRLFLTPIRHRTPERELGWLRGARRLVVSFDETRQLPVYLWGRGPTILLVHGWSGRGSQLGSMVAPLLESGYRVVAFDAPGHGAADGDRSALPELAQAIEKVVELVGPIEGVVAHSLGCAAASLALARGLEARRLVFLAPPSNPGAYLQRAAELLGFSPRVAAGARSRIEESFGVDFDDARIERLAPRIAANLLVIHDSGDEEVPLAEGMEVVAAWPGAELKITHGLGHRRILRDSAVVEAAMCFLTRPEDREDEAA
- a CDS encoding protein kinase, which codes for MSKRYEILDLLATGGMAEIYRARSIGAGGFEKPVVVKKILPNFTSDPEFVRMFIEEAKLAAELHHGNIVHVFDLGTTASGEYFIVMELVHGHDLGDLLHDATRQGLSIGLGEAIYIARQVCAGLDYAHRKLDAEGRSLRIIHRDVSPQNVLLSFEGEVKLTDFGIAKARSRTQQTQVGFLKGKYGYMSPEQARGEHLDQRSDLFNVGILLYEMLAGERLFQGSNDFSTLNQMRNVEMVPIERLCADLPERLVSIVHRALAPGAGDRFQSAAELDKALARLSFETSLVMSAGDLAALMERVYGRPSSKPGEPGATRVIDLQALPVGGLDSAPGTDGVGRAGDWDDDLPLAPTPGAHGPEGPARPATVSVQPARRLEASPPAASSGLTRILPPLPPWARGLATLGVAGLAFLLGLALLWPWGRSEAAARLPVGGAVSLPAATAPRYLLIDSRPAGATVVLGDATRARATPALLQWEAGDEGQQVVLRKAGRRAFTGSAPAPADEVITVLEAALPPRQATVRIRTRPSKATLNVNGKAVGKSPHTLTLEPGRHRILARKRGLQMARADIEIPLSPPGGEAPGEERLLLTLPEKGGTGTLRLESYPPATARVGGRIVETGPRGVALELPVGAHRLEVEAAPLPPRQLEVEVRPGQETRVFVDLVLSSPRP
- a CDS encoding sigma 54-interacting transcriptional regulator, translated to MSDRSARGPTEILADSSPHTRMNPSVARLVVSSGADKGRSVEVGERAVAVGSDPECALVLSDPAVSRQHLSVRREGNEAVLEDLGSTNGTFYGEARITEIRVGFGAELRVGRTRLRFVPAEEQVSIQPSAEAAFGRLLGQDRKMREIFTLLGDVAPTEATVIIEGETGTGKELVAHAIHAHSDRRDGPLEVFDCSSIPEDLIESALFGHVKGSFTGATQTRAGVFERASGGTVFLDEIGELDLSLQPKLLRVLEARQVQKVGGDAYVPVDVRVVAATNRSLRAEVKKGAFREDLYYRLAVVKIVVPPLRSRLDDLDLLARSFLEKLGADEEKVALLLSEANLKVLRTHRWPGNVRELRNLIERAFHLARGPEVDISRFLHDLGDGELDTDPGLDTTSARGLGAAAAVGEGGKPAAFKEAKQEMVDAFEREYLEDVLRRNRGNISGAAREAGIDRKHFKELLKKHGLDD
- a CDS encoding TetR/AcrR family transcriptional regulator; protein product: MSKGEETRQVILGSGLDLVSEVGLEGLTIGSLASRVGMSKSGLFAHFGSKEELQCAVLDAAAESFVEVVLRPAFRAPRGVPRIEALFERWLRWPEQAFSGGCPIIAAATELDDRPGPVRDRLLVHLGDLYGSLARAARLAVEQGDFRADLEPKQFAYELWANMVAYHHHHRLFDPAEARQRARRMFEEQLGRARPA